In Opisthocomus hoazin isolate bOpiHoa1 chromosome 3, bOpiHoa1.hap1, whole genome shotgun sequence, a genomic segment contains:
- the TERT gene encoding telomerase reverse transcriptase: protein MAGAEPFAAVLAALRGCYAEASPLESFIRRLREGGAGEAEVLRGDDAPCYRTFVGQCLVCVPRGARAIPRPFTFQQLSSQSEVITRVVQRLCEKRKKNVLAYGYSLMDENSSHFQIMPSSNIYSYLPNTATETIRISGLWETLLSRIGDDVMMYLLEHCAIFMLVPPSNCYQVCGQPVYELISHNVDSSSVFVKQRFSRHKHSSLLEYMQKRLTFHRRYLSKSRWWKCRQRLEANVSSMGNNKSSKIQSVVSSYQYSAKAVSKASKEIRRVAEHLEKQSSSSLFLSATAPSLKRKLDREQPEIPAKRAKVEEKAGEEEVCNLTPDINQSSSKRYGTGYVASHSVSLIKEKHVSQRSNNDMSGPSLVHTSRDGKKLVAGESSFLQRVQSNKPLKSSIEMQAESRRKGVEMHVYKSQLDSVQITPVEGISSKCRRRESPLAHLAKKLPNTLLRSAVYVDRKFLLYSRRSFQERFPKSFLLNRLQGCQAGGRRLIETIFLSQNLSEQKHSQSLPHHNWRKKRLPKRYWQMRHTFQKLLKNHGKCPYLVLLKKNCPVWISETSVRKTELPCQAALPGEAEVHEQAEQFGKEPAKCVTSSRSDCGHADVPDDSYAPLAKSVRGESQSELQNPGEVCDSALRELLKQHSSHWQVYIFVRECLERVVPAELWGSNHNKCRFFKNVKVFISMGKFAKLSLQELMWKMRVNDCMWLRLVKGDHFVPAYEHCFREELLAKFLYWLMDTYVVELLRSFFYITETMFQKNMLFYYRKFIWGKLQNIGIRNHFAKVHLRALSSEEIEAVRQKKYVPMASKLRFIPKANGLRPILKVSGVVEARAFSRESREKKMHHYNTQLKNLFSVLNYERTINTSFIGSSVFGKDDIYKTWKKFVTKVLESNGEIPHFYYVKADVSRAYDTIPHNKLVEVISRILNPEKRTVYCIRRYAVIMITSSGKARRFYRRHVSTFKDFMPDMKQFVSQLQENASLHNAIIVEQSLTFNETSSSLFTFFLQMIHNNILEIGSRYYLQCCGIPQGSILSTLLCSLCYGDMENKLLCGVQQDGVLIRLIDDFLLVTPHLMQARTFLRTLATGIPEYGFLINPNKTVVNFPVDDIPGCSKFKQLPDCRLIPWCGLLLDIQTLEVYCDYSSYTCTSIRSSLSFNSSRTAGKNMKYKLITVLKLKCHCLFLDLQINSLRTVFINIYKIFLLQAYRFHACVLQLPFNQQVRNNPYFFLRIISETASCCYSILKAKNAGVALGNKGASGVFPSEAAEWLCYHAFTVKLANHKVIYKCLLKPLKICKMQLFRKIPKDTMALLKTVTEPSLCQDFKAILD from the exons ATGGCGGGCGCGGAGCCCTTCGCGGCGGTGCTGGCCGCCCTGCGCGGCTGCTACGCCGAGGCCTCCCCGCTGGAGAGCTTCatccggcggctgcgggagggcggCGCCGGGGAGGCCGAGGTGCTGCGGGGCGACGACGCCCCCTGCTACCGGACCTTCGTGGGGCAGTGCCTGGTGTGCGTCCCCCGCGGGGCCCGCGCCATCCCCCGGCCCTTCACCTTCCAGCAG ttaTCTAGTCAGAGCGAAGTCATCACAAGAGTTGTGCAGAGACtatgtgaaaaaagaaagaagaatgtccTCGCATACGGATACTCCTTGATGGATGAAAACAGTTCTCATTTCCAAATCATGCCGTCTTCAAACATATACAGCTACCTACCCAATACTGCAACAGAAACTATTCGCATCAGCGGCCTCTGGGAAACACTGCTGAGCAGGATAGGGGATGATGTGATGATGTATCTGTTGGAACACTGTGCGATCTTTATGCTAGTTCCCCCTAGTAATTGTTACCAAGTTTGCGGGCAACCAGTTTATGAACTTATTTCGCATAATGTAGACTCATCCTCCGTGTTTGTCAAACAAAGGTTTTCAAGGCATAAACATAGTAGCTTGCTTGAGTATATGCAAAAAAGGCTTACGTTTCATAGACGGTATCTTTCGAAGTCACGTTGGTGGAAATGCAGACAAAGACTTGAAGCTAATGTCTCCAGCATGGGAAATAATAAAAGTAGCAAGATACAAAGCGTAGTGTCCAGTTACCAGTATTCTGCAAAAGCAGTTTCCAAAGCAAGTAAAGAGATCAGAAGGGTTGCTGAACACCTGGAAAAACAGAGTAGCTCCAGTTTATTTTTGTCGGCTACGGCACCATCTTTAAAAAGGAAGCTTGATAGGGAACAACCTGAAATTCCAGCTAAGAGAGCGAAAGTAGAGGAGAAAGCGGGAGAGGAAGAGGTTTGTAATCTCACTCCTGATATAAACCAAAGTAGTTCCAAGAGATACGGAACTGGGTATGTAGCATCACATTCTGTAAGTCTCATTAAAGAAAAGCACGTTTCTCAAAGAAGTAACAATGATATGTCTGGTCCTTCTTTAGTTCACACATCTCGCGACGGGAAGAAGCTTGTGGCAGGTGAAAGCTCTTTTCTGCAACGAGTTCAGAGTAACAAACCTTTAAAGTCCAGCATTGAAATGCAAGCAGAATCCCGTAGAAAAGGAGTAGAGATGCATGTGTATAAATCTCAGCTGGATTCTGTACAAATCACACCCGTGGAGGGTATTTCTTCAAAATGCAGAAGGCGGGAAAGTCCCCTAGCTCATTTGGCCAAGAAGTTACCAAATACGCTCTTGCGTTCTGCGGTGTACGTTGACAGGAAGTTTCTTCTGTATTCTCGCAGGAGTTTCCAAGAACGTTTCCCCAAATCATTTTTGTTGAATCGCTTGCAGGGCTGTCAGGCAGGTGGAAGACGGCTTATAGAAACTATATTCTTAAGCCAAAATCTGTCGGAGCAAAAGCACAGTCAGAGTCTGCCACATCACAACTGGAGAAAGAAGAGGTTGCCCAAACGCTACTGGCAGATGAGACACACATTTCAGAAACTGTTAAAGAACCATGGGAAGTGCCCTTACTTAgttctcctgaaaaaaaattgcCCTGTCTGGATATCTGAAACCAGTGTGAGAAAAACTGAGCTGCCTTGTCAGGCAGCCttgcctggggaagctgaggtTCACGAGCAAGCAGAACAGTTTGGGAAAGAGCCTGCTAAGTGCGTGACAAGCAGCAGATCTGACTGTGGTCACGCTGATGTGCCAGACGACTCATACGCTCCTCTTGCAAAATCTGTGCGTGGGGAGTCGCAGAGTGAGTTGCAAAACCCAGGAGAGGTGTGTGATTCGGCCCTCAGGGAGCTCCTCAAGCAGCACAGCAGCCACTGGCAGGTGTACATCTTTGTGAGGGAGTGCCTGGAGCGGGTCGTCCCCGCCGAGCTTTGGGGTTCAAACCATAACAAGTGCCGgttctttaaaaatgtgaaagtgtTCATTTCCATGGGGAAGTTTGCTAAGCTTTCGTTGCAGGAGTTGATGTGGAAGATGAGAGTGAATGACTGCATGTGGCTTCGTCTAGTCAAAG GTGATCACTTTGTTCCTGCCTATGAACATTGTTTCCGTGAAGAACTTTTGGCTAAATTCCTATACTGGCTGATGGATACCTATGTTGTTGAGTTGCTCAGATCATTTTTCTATATCACCGAGACCATGTTCCAGAAAAACATGCTTTTCTACTACCGAAAATTTATTTGGGGCAAGTTACAGAACATTGGAATTAG AAACCATTTTGCCAAAGTACATCTACGTGCTTTATCTTCAGAGGAGATTGAAGCTGTCCGTCAAAAAAAATACGTTCCTATGGCATCAAAGCTCCGGTTCATTCCCAAAGCGAATGGGTTAAGACCAATATTAAAAGTGAGCGGTGTTGTTGAAGCACGAGCATtcagcagggaaagcagagaaaagaag ATGCATCACTACAACACTCAACTAAAAAATCTATTTAGTGTGTTAAATTATGAACGGACCATAAACACCAGTTTTATCGGCTCTTCCGTGTTTGGGAAGGATGATATCTACAAGACATGGAAGAAGTTTGTTACAAAAGTTCTTGAATCAAATGGTGAAATTCCTCATTTCTACTATGTAAAG gctGATGTGTCCAGGGCTTATGATACCATTCCTCACAATAAACTTGTGGAAGTGATTTCCCGGATCTTAAATCCTGAGAAAAGAACTGTCTACTGCATCCGGCGCTATGCTGTGATTATGATTACCTCAAGTGGAAAAGCCCGGAGGTTCTATAGGAGACAT GTTTCTACTTTCAAGGATTTTATGCCAGACATGAAGCAGTTTGTGTCCCAACTTCAGGAGAATGCCTCATTGCACAATGCAATAATAGTTGAGCAG AGCTTAACTTTTAATGAGACAAGTTCCAGcctgtttactttttttcttcaaatgataCATAATAACATCCTGGAGATTGGGAGCAG GTACTACTTACAGTGCTGTGGAATTCCACAGGGCTCCATTTTGTCAACCTTACTTTGCAGCTTATGCTATGGAGACATGGAAAACAAATTGCTCTGTGGAGTACAGCAGGATGG AGTCCTAATACGTCTCATTGATGACTTTTTGCTGGTTACACCACATTTAATGCAGGCAAGAACTTTTCTAAG GACTCTAGCAACAGGTATTCCTGAGTATGGCTTTTTAATAAACCCCAATAAGACAGTCGTGAATTTTCCAGTTGATGATATCCCAGGATGTTCCAAATTTAAACAGCTGCCAGACTGTCGTTTGATCCCGTGGTGTGGTTTGTTATTAGATATACAGACACTTGAGGTTTACTGCGATTACTCCAG ttatacCTGTACTTCTATCAGATCAAGTCTTTCCTTCAATTCAAGTAGAACAGCTGGGAAAAACATGAAATACAAATTGATTACAGTCCTCAAACTGAAATGCCATTGTTTATTTCTTGATTTACAG aTCAACAGCCTTAGAACAGTTTTCATTAACATCTATAAGATATTTTTACTTCAGGCGTATAG GTTCCACGCCTGTGTTCTCCAACTTCCATTCAATCAGCAAGTTAGAAACAATCCTTATTTCTTCCTAAGGATCATCTCTGAGACGGCATCATGCTGCTATTCTATCCTGAAAGCAAAAAATGCAG GAGTTGCTTTAGGTAACAAAGGTGCATCTGGCGTGTTCCCTTCTGAAGCAGCAGAATGGCTCTGCTACCATGCCTTCACTGTCAAACTGGCAAACCACAAAGTTATTTACAAATGCCTGCTTAAGCCTCTAAAAATCT GTAAGATGCAGCTCTTCAGGAAGATCCCAAAGGATACTATGGCACTGCTGAAGACAGTGACAGAACCATCGCTTTGTCAAGATTTCAAAGCTATCCTGGACTAA